The DNA region CTTGGCCGTCGAGATGGCGGACGGCCGCCGACAATCCACCCAAAAACTCAAACGGATGGTCGGTGGACAACACACCATGCAGGTTCGAGGAGCGCGACATGACCGCCGCCTGCGTGCCTCGCAACTGTTCAGCCAGCAGATTGACCTGGGCGGAATCTGGCCCCGCAGCGCGGTTGCCATAGGCGTGGCGGCTGCTGGACAGGAACTGTTCGGCCAGCACGGCAGTGTCTTCCCATTCGGTGGAAGCCAACGCCAGCTGCGGCACGCCCGTGCCATAGCTCCCTGGCTCATTGCCGAAGATGCGATAGCGGGCGGCGTCGGCCGCATCCCCTGCCGGCATGCCTTGTTGTTCCAGGGCATCCGCAATGCGGCGGTTGTTGGCAGCGATAGGGTTATCGGGCTCATCCAGTTCGGCCAGTCGGGCAAGCGCATCGTCGAGCAGGCGCATGAAATGATCGAACTGGTCGCGATACACGCCGGTGACCTGCACCACCACATCGCTGCGCGCCCGGTCGAGTTCGGTCGCCGGGATGATTTCAAACTCCAATACGCGGCCACCGGCATCCCATATCGGGCGCAGACCCAGTGCGTGCAGAATCTGCGCTTCGGTCACGCCCAGATGGCGGATCGCCTCGGACGACCACAGGCTGAAGGCGATTTTCTGCGGCCACGCGCCGCCATGTTCGGCACGAAAGGCCGCTACCAGTTGCGCGTAGGCCGTCGCTGCGGATTCATACGCAGCGCGGGCCGGGATCTTGTCGGCTTCGAAGGCATAGAGATTGCGCCCGCTCTCGACATCAGGATTGCGGATCGGGTCGCCGCCGCTTCCTGGCTTCACATAGCGGCCCGCCAGCCCGGCTAGCAAGGCCTCATTTTCCTGGGTGTCGCGCAGGCGCTGGTCGAGTTGCTGCGCCCGCTCGGTGAAGGCAGCCACCGCTTCGGGCAGCGAAACTGTGGCTGCAGGCGACAACATCTGCTGCACGGCCTGATATGCCGGATTGTCCGGCAGCATCGAAGCATCGGCCACGAACAACTCTTCTTGATCGACGCCCAGCGCCGTCAGGAACGGTTCGCCCAGCTGCTGCAAAATTGTGCTGATACGCTGGCCTTCGTCTGCACGTTGACCAAAGGTATGCAGGCCCAACGGCATGGCGCTGCGGGCAAGTTCGTGCAATTGGTCGTGCAACGCCTGCATGAAACCGGGAAAATCCTGTTCGGCCTGTTCTTCGCTCCAGCCCAGGTCGGCATGCAGATCGGCTTCGAAAGCCGCCTTGCGAATCTGCGCGGCGAGCCGCTCTCTGACCATGCCTTCATCGGCTTGCCCATGCTCGTGAATCAGGTGATGCAGATCGCGCAACTGGTCATAAAGACCGGCAGGCGCAAACGGCGGCGTCTGGTGGCTGATCGTCACCGCCCGTCCGCGCCGCTTTGCCTGAATGGCTTCACCGACGTTGTCCTGGATGTAGGGATAGAACACCGGCAGGTCGCCCACCGCCAGCCAGGGATAATCGTGGGCGGACAGACCGCGATCCTTGCCGGGCAACCATTCCTGTGTACCGTGGGTACCCAGATGGATCAAGGCATGCACCGCTGCCTGTTTCTTCAGGTACAGATAGGCGGCCATGTAAAGATGGTCCGGCGCAGTGGCGCTGTCATGGTAGTGCTTGTGCGACCCAGGATGGCGCGGCATCTGCGGCATGATCAGCAGATTACCCAGTTGCCAGCGCGGAATCACGAAGTAGCGTATGCCGTCGATCTCGCGTACGGCCTGATGGCGTTCAGGCGGGCCGAAGTGCAGCATGTCTTGGCGACGCGCTGCCGGCAGCGCCCCCAGCCAGTCCTTGTAATCCGCCAGCGGCAGCAAACCCGCCAGATCTTCGGCCAGCAGCGCATCCAGTGATACGCTGCCATACAAGGCGCCTAGCATGCGCTGCGCCGTCGCGATGACCTGCCCTTCCGTTACGGCCTGGCCGCTGTCGTAGCCCTGATCCGCCAGTGCGCCTTGAATCGATAGAATGCTGCGCGGAATGTTCAGGTTGGACGCCCCCAGATTCTGTTCGCCAACCGGATAGTTCCAGAACATCAACCCCAGTTTCTTTTCCGCTGCAGGGGTGTGACGCAAGGCGGCGAGGCTTTTCAGCTTGCCGATCAAGGCATCGGCCTGCTCCGGCAACACGTCCTGCACACCGTCGGTACGAGCCGACAGCACGACCGGGTCACTCAGGCCCCAGCCTTCCGGCCCCGCCAGAAATACCGCGGTCGTACGCGCCGACACGCCGCTGACAGCGGCGGGCCATTCTGCAGCCTCGCCTTCACGAAAGCGCAGGGTCTGCATGACCGGCACATCAAGCGTGAGAAAGTCGCGACTGCGTGCCGCGCCACTCTGCATATGCCCGAGATTGACCAGCGCATCAATCTCGCCTGAACCCAACACCCCGGCCAACCCTTCCGGCGCGGTGGCATCAAACCAGAACACCACAGGAATCAACCCCGCGGCCTCCGTACGCCCGATCAGTTCATCCAGGTCGCGGGTCAGCATGTCGGCAACAGGGCCAGGGTGAGTCAGGAAGGCGACACGCCCCGTGGACACCATATTTTGCGAACGTCCTGCCTGCCAGTCCAGATAGTCATTCAGTCGGGTGAATATTTGCGGCGCTTGCGGATGATAGAAGCCCGTGGACGGCAGGCGGCGGGCAGGTTCCAGCAGATCGGGCGACGGCGCAGCGCCTTCATGCACACTCTTGACCAATGCGAAGAAGCGCCGGAAGCCTTCCTGGCCGCCGGCTGCGTAGTGGGTTGCCAGGAGACCGGCATAGTCCGGCACGATGCGTTCCCAGGCGGGTCTGCCGCCACCCACGGTCAGGCGGGGCCGGGCAGGATCGACCGCCGCTTGCTCCAGGCGCTGTTCCACCATGCTGCGGTCGCCGGGCCGGGGGACATCAAGCACCACCAAGGCCGCAAGGGCGACAGCCTGGCGCAAGGCTTCGGGCGTACTCTTCTCGACGTTGAGGTGACGCAGCGCCAGCCCCGAGTCGGCAGCCGGCCGCTCCAGCCGCTGGAACTTCTCGGCAGAAACAAAGTCGTTATGCAGCACCTGCACCACAGGCAAAGCAGGCTCGCCGGCCTGCACGGGATGCAAACCCAAGGTAGCGGCCAGCAGGCTGCCGCACAACAGCCACTGGTATTTCGACAGCACAGCCATCAGAAGCTCGCCGTCAGGCCGATGAAATAACGTCGACCTTCATCTGCCCGACCATAGATGCTCGCGTCGTCATTGGCAAGGCGCTTGTCGGTGAGGTTCTCGATACCTGCATGCAGACTGAGGTTGCGGTGGACTTCATAATCCACATACCAGTGCAGCAACGTATAAGCGGGGCGCTCCTCCAGAATCGCCGAGCGGTACTGCTCGCCGATATATTCGACCCGAACACGGGTGCCTAGCTGCTCCGTTGGCGTCCAGCCCAGCGTGGCGTTGGCACGATAACGGGAACGGTCCGCCAGGCGTTCATCGTTGGTGAGGTCCCGCGCATCCAGATAGGTGTAGTTGGTGTCCAGTCTCCATTTACGGGAGATATTCACCCCCGCCGTCAGTTCCAGGCCCTGCAGGCGGGCGCGGGAAAGGTTCTCGTATTCCAGGCAGACCCGCCCGCGCACATCGCAGCTGGGCTGACGCACGGTTTCTACCAGATTGCGAACATCGTTGCGGAACAACATGGCGCTAGCCGACCATCGCCCTTGTTCGTAGTCCGCTCCCAGTTCGTAAGATCGATTCGTTTCCGGCGGCCCCAGGGCGCGCAGCGCCGAAGTGCCGACCTTTGACGCCAACTTCTTTTCCTCGCCTATCAGTTCAAACGTAGATGCCCAGACGGCGACCACCTATGAAATCGGTACGCGCGGGCAGCGGCCAGAGAGCTGGTGGGAGCTGGCCCTGTATCGCGCCGAGATCAAGAACGAATTGCAATGCCTGACTACCGCGCCCTGGAGCCCTTGCACGGTTGTCAATGCCGACCACACCGTGCATCAAGGGATCGAAGCAGGCGCTGGTTTCGTCTTTCTGAGCTCGGGCATCGTTCCTGGAGACCGTTTCTGGTTTAACGCCTCGTACACCTACAACGACTTCTTTTTCGACAATGACTCCCGCTACGGCAATAACCGCTTGCCTGGCGTACCGCCGCAGCACCTGCGCGCTGAAGTGCTCTACAAGTATCCTAGCGGGTTCTACGCGGGCCCGAATGTCGAATGGATGCCGAAATCTTACTTCGCCGACAACGCCAATCAGGTGAAAGTGGATTCCTATGCCTTGCTGAACCTAAGGGTTGGATATAGCGCGCCCGACTCGAAGACGTCCTTCTATCTGGAGGGGCGCAACCTCCTGGACAAGCGTTACATCGCCAACGTTGCGATAGCCGGAACGGCAGATGCCTCGTCGGCGATCTTCAATCTTGGCACCGGTATCGCGGTCTATGGCGGGGTACAGCTCAAATGGTAAGGAACGATCAACGGGTGCCCGGATGAGTTTCTTTCGAAGTCGGCGGCATTTTCAGCTTAGATTGATATTTCTGCCCGAACAATTTCCGCTCCGGCCGTAAGAGCCTGGAGCTTCGCTCTTGCCACGGCACGAGACAACGGCGCCATGCCGCAGTTGGTGCAAGGATACAGCTTGTCAGCGTCCACAAACTGAAGCGC from Pollutimonas thiosulfatoxidans includes:
- the cobN gene encoding cobaltochelatase subunit CobN yields the protein MAVLSKYQWLLCGSLLAATLGLHPVQAGEPALPVVQVLHNDFVSAEKFQRLERPAADSGLALRHLNVEKSTPEALRQAVALAALVVLDVPRPGDRSMVEQRLEQAAVDPARPRLTVGGGRPAWERIVPDYAGLLATHYAAGGQEGFRRFFALVKSVHEGAAPSPDLLEPARRLPSTGFYHPQAPQIFTRLNDYLDWQAGRSQNMVSTGRVAFLTHPGPVADMLTRDLDELIGRTEAAGLIPVVFWFDATAPEGLAGVLGSGEIDALVNLGHMQSGAARSRDFLTLDVPVMQTLRFREGEAAEWPAAVSGVSARTTAVFLAGPEGWGLSDPVVLSARTDGVQDVLPEQADALIGKLKSLAALRHTPAAEKKLGLMFWNYPVGEQNLGASNLNIPRSILSIQGALADQGYDSGQAVTEGQVIATAQRMLGALYGSVSLDALLAEDLAGLLPLADYKDWLGALPAARRQDMLHFGPPERHQAVREIDGIRYFVIPRWQLGNLLIMPQMPRHPGSHKHYHDSATAPDHLYMAAYLYLKKQAAVHALIHLGTHGTQEWLPGKDRGLSAHDYPWLAVGDLPVFYPYIQDNVGEAIQAKRRGRAVTISHQTPPFAPAGLYDQLRDLHHLIHEHGQADEGMVRERLAAQIRKAAFEADLHADLGWSEEQAEQDFPGFMQALHDQLHELARSAMPLGLHTFGQRADEGQRISTILQQLGEPFLTALGVDQEELFVADASMLPDNPAYQAVQQMLSPAATVSLPEAVAAFTERAQQLDQRLRDTQENEALLAGLAGRYVKPGSGGDPIRNPDVESGRNLYAFEADKIPARAAYESAATAYAQLVAAFRAEHGGAWPQKIAFSLWSSEAIRHLGVTEAQILHALGLRPIWDAGGRVLEFEIIPATELDRARSDVVVQVTGVYRDQFDHFMRLLDDALARLAELDEPDNPIAANNRRIADALEQQGMPAGDAADAARYRIFGNEPGSYGTGVPQLALASTEWEDTAVLAEQFLSSSRHAYGNRAAGPDSAQVNLLAEQLRGTQAAVMSRSSNLHGVLSTDHPFEFLGGLSAAVRHLDGQAPQLLISDLRSREVRTTGLARFLADEMRVRYLNPQWISAMKAEGYAGTLEVLNVTNNLFGWQALDASTVRDDQWQALFDTYIHDTRDLGTREWFEQHNPTAQAQILERMAEAIRKGYWNASKDTRQALAKRWQELEDFGLSALPAVEAGSTASGQDTPAAPTDVQPALESVQGQVLEAVEPPVHDDSRQHWVLALMLLLIVAGGLRQAFLPSSRPLFRV
- a CDS encoding TonB-dependent receptor domain-containing protein; translated protein: MPTFDANFFSSPISSNVDAQTATTYEIGTRGQRPESWWELALYRAEIKNELQCLTTAPWSPCTVVNADHTVHQGIEAGAGFVFLSSGIVPGDRFWFNASYTYNDFFFDNDSRYGNNRLPGVPPQHLRAEVLYKYPSGFYAGPNVEWMPKSYFADNANQVKVDSYALLNLRVGYSAPDSKTSFYLEGRNLLDKRYIANVAIAGTADASSAIFNLGTGIAVYGGVQLKW
- a CDS encoding TonB-dependent receptor domain-containing protein → MASKVGTSALRALGPPETNRSYELGADYEQGRWSASAMLFRNDVRNLVETVRQPSCDVRGRVCLEYENLSRARLQGLELTAGVNISRKWRLDTNYTYLDARDLTNDERLADRSRYRANATLGWTPTEQLGTRVRVEYIGEQYRSAILEERPAYTLLHWYVDYEVHRNLSLHAGIENLTDKRLANDDASIYGRADEGRRYFIGLTASF